A single region of the Changchengzhania lutea genome encodes:
- a CDS encoding sugar-transfer associated ATP-grasp domain-containing protein — MNFSRINHLKPFLKDSNKKSVLKIIFEVLHYGWIKKEAPTDYLRKFLYRKDAENYRNHLSLKEFYSIITSPKMVFPEISKLFIDKYQFYLICKTNNLPTPEILSYNHSNQFFYNNESTTITKIEELLEWLKKIFETDSIDELFFKPKNGIGGYGCFILNKFNLKDEIESFSEILFKNSYIHQKCIKQHDEINKIHSKSINSLRIDTYLDAKGQSHVLSSVMRFGTGEHITDNTHTGGFYIAIDANSGKLKGIGRQDLVEGAGIFMRHPSTNFKLEGFEVPYFFEACELAKRANLCFPNRIVGWDVAITNDGPLLIEGNHNPSLHITDVAYGGYCKHPLIKEMLKEIKR, encoded by the coding sequence TTGAATTTTTCTAGAATAAATCATTTAAAACCTTTTTTAAAAGATTCCAATAAAAAGAGTGTTTTAAAAATTATCTTTGAGGTGCTTCACTATGGGTGGATTAAAAAAGAAGCGCCAACAGACTATTTAAGAAAGTTTTTATATAGAAAAGATGCAGAAAATTATAGAAATCACTTGTCATTAAAGGAGTTTTATAGCATCATCACTTCTCCAAAAATGGTTTTTCCAGAAATATCCAAACTTTTCATTGATAAATATCAATTTTATTTGATTTGTAAAACAAACAACCTTCCCACTCCTGAAATACTAAGTTATAACCATAGCAATCAATTTTTTTATAATAACGAAAGTACCACCATAACCAAAATAGAGGAATTATTGGAATGGTTAAAAAAAATATTTGAGACTGATTCTATAGATGAATTATTCTTTAAACCTAAAAATGGTATCGGTGGTTATGGATGTTTTATATTGAATAAATTTAATTTAAAAGATGAAATAGAATCCTTTTCAGAAATCCTTTTTAAAAATAGCTATATCCACCAGAAATGTATTAAGCAACATGATGAAATTAATAAAATCCATTCAAAATCTATCAACTCATTACGTATAGATACGTATTTAGATGCAAAAGGTCAATCTCATGTGCTGTCTAGCGTGATGCGTTTTGGCACAGGGGAACATATAACTGATAATACGCATACGGGTGGGTTCTACATTGCGATTGATGCCAACTCTGGAAAACTGAAAGGAATAGGAAGACAAGATCTCGTAGAAGGCGCTGGAATTTTTATGAGGCATCCCAGTACCAATTTTAAATTAGAAGGATTCGAAGTGCCTTATTTTTTTGAAGCTTGTGAACTGGCGAAACGGGCAAACCTATGCTTTCCAAATAGAATTGTAGGATGGGATGTGGCTATTACAAATGATGGCCCCCTTCTCATTGAAGGCAACCATAATCCAAGTTTACATATTACCGACGTAGCCTATGGCGGTTACTGTAAGCATCCATTAATTAAAGAGATGTTAAAAGAAATTAAAAGATAA